A window of the Pseudoliparis swirei isolate HS2019 ecotype Mariana Trench chromosome 13, NWPU_hadal_v1, whole genome shotgun sequence genome harbors these coding sequences:
- the si:dkey-94l16.4 gene encoding transcription factor 20 isoform X3 encodes MEQPPGSVEDLQPQDLSTSSIPAGIDLTRKGEECVLNSPTLDALHMVKSPSWYPNLGTSNPGLLFSETGSSETTLQSGESIQPDDAFSHTTVTLSYVSRSCVFSAHDSLSRRSPLYGVPPISKMSLHSPCDLDIGLEETGYVLNQHYLEQVDGPIDLATQTHLFQSLAQVGPEKDGRVCLTQEPQEFISSGREKHGNHEEDHSLSLKKRGGLENGQGGSCSSSIVCAEISPETITSATGVDEERDISEPVSLTSKKWNPVVASGSVGARDLSSQGMEYISPLEDPVSPSATSLDNVEDVFILPQASSSPSGDNCYLETFNEVAWDGLRTKGAIQPGCGISDRTTKLDSSAKNKQPVSRRKMVLEPLIDLTDEVCVSDVSKNKPKAVTPHMNENAMVPQRTSKEKKLPVRPGRGSRLDTIVMNINSSRYKVSGRIRTSKKAKASQSPAGEPKLASPQRNDTLSAGKRGSRVKEPLSVITMKQKVVNSMKRCQTNNMNTEGCKDSTSDSEMSHSKKSNGSTSPKSPLFSLHKKSKRGPEDVSYLAHEQQTSPVRAKRKPSSPSSPQSDVCENSKEPKHLPPPNPPVEIHTARPSPPQSSTSPKKSQGKGKATGSKPFPTSKTKGAGTRKRRQRKRTSSQYPSIFSPKEPEIKLKYINHKEEKRDYRLDRFSPFIHVERQQTSSSLCTIINYPEEVRTQHKRGPQQQVHPCGFIAAVVPSTSCLQLGRASTHSRQQRALVCCLCGQAANAMDLGDLHGPYYPEGYQPGSKRPASMSGLKEDEDGYSDTDSSSCSVRGRGRKSAVPSAPGTLKPAAQLKRKVLESYRRTAYNTGIPAAKRARSEGGSADMADWYSPPVLPLEPCEYWLHEDCGIWSAGVFLVKGKVYGLEEAVKVAEETKCSACSDRGATLGCFFKGCVNKYHYRCALESDCVLVEDIFSVKCKKHKSVIPHPSPEQDIQSPSRKPMGGQVTKQQPHETHLRG; translated from the exons ATGGAGCAGCCACCAGGGAGCGTAGAAGATCTACAGCCTCAAGACCTCTCCACATCCAGCATCCCTGCTGGGATCGACCTGACCAGGAAAGGTGAGGAATGTGTCCTCAACAGCCCGACCCTCGATGCTCTGCATATGGTTAAGAGCCCCAGCTGGTACCCAAACTTGGGGACCAGCAACCCTGGATTACTTTTCTCTGAGACCGGCTCCTCAGAGACCACTCTCCAATCAGGGGAATCAATTCAACCAGACGATGCCTTCTCCCACACTACAGTCACTCTCTCCTACGTAAGCAGGTCTTGCGTCTTCTCCGCTCACGACTCCCTGTCTCGGCGTTCGCCATTGTATGGTGTGCCGCCTATTAGCAAGATGTCTCTCCACTCTCCTTGTGACTTAGATATTGGGCTTGAGGAGACTGGCTATGTACTGAACCAGCACTACTTGGAGCAGGTTGATGGGCCCATAGACCTCGCTACTCAGACGCACCTTTTTCAGTCATTGGCTCAGGTGGGACCAGAGAAAGATGGGAGAGTGTGTCTAACGCAGGAGCCTCAGGAGTTCATTTCTAGTGGCAGAGAAAAGCATGGAAACCATGAAGAGGATCACAGCCTTTCTCTTAAAAAGAGGGGGGGTTTGGAAAATGGACAGGGTGGTAGCTGCTCCAGTTCAATAGTTTGTGCTGAAATCTCACCGGAGACGATCACCTCTGCCACAGGGGTGGATGAGGAGAGGGACATCTCTGAGCCGGTCTCTCTCACGTCTAAGAAATGGAACCCAGTCGTCGCCTCGGGCAGTGTGGGTGCTAGAGACCTGTCTTCACAAGGCATGGAGTACATCAGTCCTCTGGAGGaccccgtctccccctctgctaCCTCGCTGGACAATGTGGAGGATGTGTTCATCCTGCCTCAGGCCTCTAGCTCACCCAGTGGTGATAACTGTTATCTCGAAACATTCAATGAGGTTGCGTGGGATGGCCTAAGGACAAAGGGGGCCATTCAGCCGGGCTGTGGCATCAGCGATCGCACCACAAAGTTAGATTCAAGCGCCAAAAATAAGCAGCCTGTCAGTCGACGGAAGATGGTGTTGGAGCCTTTAATTGACTTGacagatgaggtgtgtgtgtcagacgttTCCAAAAACAAACCCAAGGCCGTCACGCCTCACATGAACGAGAATGCTATGGTACCACAGAGAacctcaaaagaaaagaaactgcCTGTGCGGCCCGGAAGAGGTTCACGGTTAGACACTATTGTTATGAACATAAATTCTAGCCGGTATAAAGTGTCGGGACGCATACGTACCAGTAAGAAAGCAAAGGCTTCCCAGTCGCCAGCTGGTGAGCCTAAGTTAGCCAGTCCTCAGAGGAATGACACCCTTTCAGCAGGAAAAAGGGGAAGCAGAGTGAAAGAGCCTTTGTCAGTGATAACGATGAAACAAAAAGTAGTAAATTCAATGAAAAGGTGTCAAACCAATAACATGAACACTGAGGGTTGCAAAGACTCTACCTCTGATTCTGAAATGAGTCATTCTAAAAAGTCTAATGGTAGCACATCTCCAAAAAGCCCTCTGTTTTCTTTGCACAAGAAGTCaaagagaggaccagaggatgTTTCCTACCTTGCACATGAACAACAGACCAGCCCAGTGAGGGCAAAGAGGAAACCCTCATCACCCTCAAGTCCCCAGTCTGATGTGTGTGAAAACTCAAAGGAGCCAAAGCATCTACCCCCCCCTAACCCTCCAGTGGAAATTCATACTGCAAGGCCTTCCCCACCACAATCCTCAACTTCTCCAAAGAAAAGCCAAGGCAAAGGCAAGGCCACAGGCAGCAAACCATTTCCCACTTCCAAGACCAAGGGGGCTGGTACTCGCAAGAGAAGGCAAAGGAAACGCACATCGAGCCAGTATCCCTCCATTTTCTCCCCGAAGGAGCCGGAGATCAAGTTAAAGTACATCAACCACAAGGAGGAGAAAAGGGACTACAGGTTAGACAGGTTCTCTCCATTCATCCATGTGGAGCGTCAGCAAACCTCGTCATCACTGTGTACTATAATCAACTATcccgaggaggtgaggacacaaCACAAGAGGGGCCCGCAGCAGCAGGTTCACCCCTGTGGGTTCATTGCTGCAGTCGTACCAAGCACGTCCTGTCTGCAGCTGGGCCGGGCCTCCACGCACAGCCGGCAGCAGCGCGCTCTTGTCTGTTGCCTATGTGGACAGGCGGCTAATGCCATGGACTTGGGGGACCTCCATGGCCCCTATTACCCAGAAGGATACCAGCCAGGCAGCAAAAGACCAGCCAGCATGTCTGGCCTcaaagaggatgaggatggcTACAGCGACACAGACTCTTCGTCCTGCAGTGTCCGAGGCAGGGGGAGGAAGTCTGCTGTTCCATCCGCACCCGGAACCCTCAAACCAGCTGCTCAGCTGAAGCGGAAGGTTCTGGAGAGCTACCGGCGGACGGCTTACAACACTGGCATCCCTGCAGCTAAGCGGGCCCGGTCAGAGGGAGGCTCTGCTGATATGGCGGACTGGTACAGCCCCCCTGTGCTTCCTCTAGAGCCCTGTGAATACTGGCTCCACGAAGACTGCGGCATCTGGTCCGCAGGCGTGTTCCTGGTGAAGGGCAAAGTCTACGGACTGGAGGAGGCTGTCAAGGTGGCCGAGGAGACG AAGTGCTCGGCCTGCAGTGACCGTGGTGCTACACTGGGCTGCTTCTTCAAAGGCTGTGTCAACAAGTACCACTACAGGTGTGCTCTGGAGTCAG ACTGTGTACTCGTAGAAGACATATTTTCCGTGAAGTGTAAAAAGCACAAG TCAGTGATTCCTCATCCATCCCCAGAACAAGACATTCAGAGCCCCTCCAGGAAACCGATGGGAGGACAGGTGACGAAGCAGCAACCTCATGAG ACACATCTACGTGGTTGA
- the si:dkey-94l16.4 gene encoding transcription factor 20 isoform X2, protein MEQPPGSVEDLQPQDLSTSSIPAGIDLTRKGEECVLNSPTLDALHMVKSPSWYPNLGTSNPGLLFSETGSSETTLQSGESIQPDDAFSHTTVTLSYVSRSCVFSAHDSLSRRSPLYGVPPISKMSLHSPCDLDIGLEETGYVLNQHYLEQVDGPIDLATQTHLFQSLAQVGPEKDGRVCLTQEPQEFISSGREKHGNHEEDHSLSLKKRGGLENGQGGSCSSSIVCAEISPETITSATGVDEERDISEPVSLTSKKWNPVVASGSVGARDLSSQGMEYISPLEDPVSPSATSLDNVEDVFILPQASSSPSGDNCYLETFNEVAWDGLRTKGAIQPGCGISDRTTKLDSSAKNKQPVSRRKMVLEPLIDLTDEVCVSDVSKNKPKAVTPHMNENAMVPQRTSKEKKLPVRPGRGSRLDTIVMNINSSRYKVSGRIRTSKKAKASQSPAGEPKLASPQRNDTLSAGKRGSRVKEPLSVITMKQKVVNSMKRCQTNNMNTEGCKDSTSDSEMSHSKKSNGSTSPKSPLFSLHKKSKRGPEDVSYLAHEQQTSPVRAKRKPSSPSSPQSDVCENSKEPKHLPPPNPPVEIHTARPSPPQSSTSPKKSQGKGKATGSKPFPTSKTKGAGTRKRRQRKRTSSQYPSIFSPKEPEIKLKYINHKEEKRDYRLDRFSPFIHVERQQTSSSLCTIINYPEEVRTQHKRGPQQQVHPCGFIAAVVPSTSCLQLGRASTHSRQQRALVCCLCGQAANAMDLGDLHGPYYPEGYQPGSKRPASMSGLKEDEDGYSDTDSSSCSVRGRGRKSAVPSAPGTLKPAAQLKRKVLESYRRTAYNTGIPAAKRARSEGGSADMADWYSPPVLPLEPCEYWLHEDCGIWSAGVFLVKGKVYGLEEAVKVAEETKCSACSDRGATLGCFFKGCVNKYHYRCALESDCVLVEDIFSVKCKKHKSVIPHPSPEQDIQSPSRKPMGGQVTKQQPHETCNIPSGLSFPGCCYPVNCGLGFL, encoded by the exons ATGGAGCAGCCACCAGGGAGCGTAGAAGATCTACAGCCTCAAGACCTCTCCACATCCAGCATCCCTGCTGGGATCGACCTGACCAGGAAAGGTGAGGAATGTGTCCTCAACAGCCCGACCCTCGATGCTCTGCATATGGTTAAGAGCCCCAGCTGGTACCCAAACTTGGGGACCAGCAACCCTGGATTACTTTTCTCTGAGACCGGCTCCTCAGAGACCACTCTCCAATCAGGGGAATCAATTCAACCAGACGATGCCTTCTCCCACACTACAGTCACTCTCTCCTACGTAAGCAGGTCTTGCGTCTTCTCCGCTCACGACTCCCTGTCTCGGCGTTCGCCATTGTATGGTGTGCCGCCTATTAGCAAGATGTCTCTCCACTCTCCTTGTGACTTAGATATTGGGCTTGAGGAGACTGGCTATGTACTGAACCAGCACTACTTGGAGCAGGTTGATGGGCCCATAGACCTCGCTACTCAGACGCACCTTTTTCAGTCATTGGCTCAGGTGGGACCAGAGAAAGATGGGAGAGTGTGTCTAACGCAGGAGCCTCAGGAGTTCATTTCTAGTGGCAGAGAAAAGCATGGAAACCATGAAGAGGATCACAGCCTTTCTCTTAAAAAGAGGGGGGGTTTGGAAAATGGACAGGGTGGTAGCTGCTCCAGTTCAATAGTTTGTGCTGAAATCTCACCGGAGACGATCACCTCTGCCACAGGGGTGGATGAGGAGAGGGACATCTCTGAGCCGGTCTCTCTCACGTCTAAGAAATGGAACCCAGTCGTCGCCTCGGGCAGTGTGGGTGCTAGAGACCTGTCTTCACAAGGCATGGAGTACATCAGTCCTCTGGAGGaccccgtctccccctctgctaCCTCGCTGGACAATGTGGAGGATGTGTTCATCCTGCCTCAGGCCTCTAGCTCACCCAGTGGTGATAACTGTTATCTCGAAACATTCAATGAGGTTGCGTGGGATGGCCTAAGGACAAAGGGGGCCATTCAGCCGGGCTGTGGCATCAGCGATCGCACCACAAAGTTAGATTCAAGCGCCAAAAATAAGCAGCCTGTCAGTCGACGGAAGATGGTGTTGGAGCCTTTAATTGACTTGacagatgaggtgtgtgtgtcagacgttTCCAAAAACAAACCCAAGGCCGTCACGCCTCACATGAACGAGAATGCTATGGTACCACAGAGAacctcaaaagaaaagaaactgcCTGTGCGGCCCGGAAGAGGTTCACGGTTAGACACTATTGTTATGAACATAAATTCTAGCCGGTATAAAGTGTCGGGACGCATACGTACCAGTAAGAAAGCAAAGGCTTCCCAGTCGCCAGCTGGTGAGCCTAAGTTAGCCAGTCCTCAGAGGAATGACACCCTTTCAGCAGGAAAAAGGGGAAGCAGAGTGAAAGAGCCTTTGTCAGTGATAACGATGAAACAAAAAGTAGTAAATTCAATGAAAAGGTGTCAAACCAATAACATGAACACTGAGGGTTGCAAAGACTCTACCTCTGATTCTGAAATGAGTCATTCTAAAAAGTCTAATGGTAGCACATCTCCAAAAAGCCCTCTGTTTTCTTTGCACAAGAAGTCaaagagaggaccagaggatgTTTCCTACCTTGCACATGAACAACAGACCAGCCCAGTGAGGGCAAAGAGGAAACCCTCATCACCCTCAAGTCCCCAGTCTGATGTGTGTGAAAACTCAAAGGAGCCAAAGCATCTACCCCCCCCTAACCCTCCAGTGGAAATTCATACTGCAAGGCCTTCCCCACCACAATCCTCAACTTCTCCAAAGAAAAGCCAAGGCAAAGGCAAGGCCACAGGCAGCAAACCATTTCCCACTTCCAAGACCAAGGGGGCTGGTACTCGCAAGAGAAGGCAAAGGAAACGCACATCGAGCCAGTATCCCTCCATTTTCTCCCCGAAGGAGCCGGAGATCAAGTTAAAGTACATCAACCACAAGGAGGAGAAAAGGGACTACAGGTTAGACAGGTTCTCTCCATTCATCCATGTGGAGCGTCAGCAAACCTCGTCATCACTGTGTACTATAATCAACTATcccgaggaggtgaggacacaaCACAAGAGGGGCCCGCAGCAGCAGGTTCACCCCTGTGGGTTCATTGCTGCAGTCGTACCAAGCACGTCCTGTCTGCAGCTGGGCCGGGCCTCCACGCACAGCCGGCAGCAGCGCGCTCTTGTCTGTTGCCTATGTGGACAGGCGGCTAATGCCATGGACTTGGGGGACCTCCATGGCCCCTATTACCCAGAAGGATACCAGCCAGGCAGCAAAAGACCAGCCAGCATGTCTGGCCTcaaagaggatgaggatggcTACAGCGACACAGACTCTTCGTCCTGCAGTGTCCGAGGCAGGGGGAGGAAGTCTGCTGTTCCATCCGCACCCGGAACCCTCAAACCAGCTGCTCAGCTGAAGCGGAAGGTTCTGGAGAGCTACCGGCGGACGGCTTACAACACTGGCATCCCTGCAGCTAAGCGGGCCCGGTCAGAGGGAGGCTCTGCTGATATGGCGGACTGGTACAGCCCCCCTGTGCTTCCTCTAGAGCCCTGTGAATACTGGCTCCACGAAGACTGCGGCATCTGGTCCGCAGGCGTGTTCCTGGTGAAGGGCAAAGTCTACGGACTGGAGGAGGCTGTCAAGGTGGCCGAGGAGACG AAGTGCTCGGCCTGCAGTGACCGTGGTGCTACACTGGGCTGCTTCTTCAAAGGCTGTGTCAACAAGTACCACTACAGGTGTGCTCTGGAGTCAG ACTGTGTACTCGTAGAAGACATATTTTCCGTGAAGTGTAAAAAGCACAAG TCAGTGATTCCTCATCCATCCCCAGAACAAGACATTCAGAGCCCCTCCAGGAAACCGATGGGAGGACAGGTGACGAAGCAGCAACCTCATGAG ACATGCAACATCCCATCGGGTCTCTCCTTCCCCGGCTGTTGCTATCCTGTCAACTGTGGACTAGGGTTCCTCTGA
- the si:dkey-94l16.4 gene encoding transcription factor 20 isoform X1, which yields MEQPPGSVEDLQPQDLSTSSIPAGIDLTRKGEECVLNSPTLDALHMVKSPSWYPNLGTSNPGLLFSETGSSETTLQSGESIQPDDAFSHTTVTLSYVSRSCVFSAHDSLSRRSPLYGVPPISKMSLHSPCDLDIGLEETGYVLNQHYLEQVDGPIDLATQTHLFQSLAQVGPEKDGRVCLTQEPQEFISSGREKHGNHEEDHSLSLKKRGGLENGQGGSCSSSIVCAEISPETITSATGVDEERDISEPVSLTSKKWNPVVASGSVGARDLSSQGMEYISPLEDPVSPSATSLDNVEDVFILPQASSSPSGDNCYLETFNEVAWDGLRTKGAIQPGCGISDRTTKLDSSAKNKQPVSRRKMVLEPLIDLTDEVCVSDVSKNKPKAVTPHMNENAMVPQRTSKEKKLPVRPGRGSRLDTIVMNINSSRYKVSGRIRTSKKAKASQSPAGEPKLASPQRNDTLSAGKRGSRVKEPLSVITMKQKVVNSMKRCQTNNMNTEGCKDSTSDSEMSHSKKSNGSTSPKSPLFSLHKKSKRGPEDVSYLAHEQQTSPVRAKRKPSSPSSPQSDVCENSKEPKHLPPPNPPVEIHTARPSPPQSSTSPKKSQGKGKATGSKPFPTSKTKGAGTRKRRQRKRTSSQYPSIFSPKEPEIKLKYINHKEEKRDYRLDRFSPFIHVERQQTSSSLCTIINYPEEVRTQHKRGPQQQVHPCGFIAAVVPSTSCLQLGRASTHSRQQRALVCCLCGQAANAMDLGDLHGPYYPEGYQPGSKRPASMSGLKEDEDGYSDTDSSSCSVRGRGRKSAVPSAPGTLKPAAQLKRKVLESYRRTAYNTGIPAAKRARSEGGSADMADWYSPPVLPLEPCEYWLHEDCGIWSAGVFLVKGKVYGLEEAVKVAEETKCSACSDRGATLGCFFKGCVNKYHYRCALESDCVLVEDIFSVKCKKHKSVIPHPSPEQDIQSPSRKPMGGQVTKQQPHEKGHLASSPSDHTASDTFCWKYCFKKYILVFPIVLVTESLLEAIFHFSSGFHHTCLHVTQIKV from the exons ATGGAGCAGCCACCAGGGAGCGTAGAAGATCTACAGCCTCAAGACCTCTCCACATCCAGCATCCCTGCTGGGATCGACCTGACCAGGAAAGGTGAGGAATGTGTCCTCAACAGCCCGACCCTCGATGCTCTGCATATGGTTAAGAGCCCCAGCTGGTACCCAAACTTGGGGACCAGCAACCCTGGATTACTTTTCTCTGAGACCGGCTCCTCAGAGACCACTCTCCAATCAGGGGAATCAATTCAACCAGACGATGCCTTCTCCCACACTACAGTCACTCTCTCCTACGTAAGCAGGTCTTGCGTCTTCTCCGCTCACGACTCCCTGTCTCGGCGTTCGCCATTGTATGGTGTGCCGCCTATTAGCAAGATGTCTCTCCACTCTCCTTGTGACTTAGATATTGGGCTTGAGGAGACTGGCTATGTACTGAACCAGCACTACTTGGAGCAGGTTGATGGGCCCATAGACCTCGCTACTCAGACGCACCTTTTTCAGTCATTGGCTCAGGTGGGACCAGAGAAAGATGGGAGAGTGTGTCTAACGCAGGAGCCTCAGGAGTTCATTTCTAGTGGCAGAGAAAAGCATGGAAACCATGAAGAGGATCACAGCCTTTCTCTTAAAAAGAGGGGGGGTTTGGAAAATGGACAGGGTGGTAGCTGCTCCAGTTCAATAGTTTGTGCTGAAATCTCACCGGAGACGATCACCTCTGCCACAGGGGTGGATGAGGAGAGGGACATCTCTGAGCCGGTCTCTCTCACGTCTAAGAAATGGAACCCAGTCGTCGCCTCGGGCAGTGTGGGTGCTAGAGACCTGTCTTCACAAGGCATGGAGTACATCAGTCCTCTGGAGGaccccgtctccccctctgctaCCTCGCTGGACAATGTGGAGGATGTGTTCATCCTGCCTCAGGCCTCTAGCTCACCCAGTGGTGATAACTGTTATCTCGAAACATTCAATGAGGTTGCGTGGGATGGCCTAAGGACAAAGGGGGCCATTCAGCCGGGCTGTGGCATCAGCGATCGCACCACAAAGTTAGATTCAAGCGCCAAAAATAAGCAGCCTGTCAGTCGACGGAAGATGGTGTTGGAGCCTTTAATTGACTTGacagatgaggtgtgtgtgtcagacgttTCCAAAAACAAACCCAAGGCCGTCACGCCTCACATGAACGAGAATGCTATGGTACCACAGAGAacctcaaaagaaaagaaactgcCTGTGCGGCCCGGAAGAGGTTCACGGTTAGACACTATTGTTATGAACATAAATTCTAGCCGGTATAAAGTGTCGGGACGCATACGTACCAGTAAGAAAGCAAAGGCTTCCCAGTCGCCAGCTGGTGAGCCTAAGTTAGCCAGTCCTCAGAGGAATGACACCCTTTCAGCAGGAAAAAGGGGAAGCAGAGTGAAAGAGCCTTTGTCAGTGATAACGATGAAACAAAAAGTAGTAAATTCAATGAAAAGGTGTCAAACCAATAACATGAACACTGAGGGTTGCAAAGACTCTACCTCTGATTCTGAAATGAGTCATTCTAAAAAGTCTAATGGTAGCACATCTCCAAAAAGCCCTCTGTTTTCTTTGCACAAGAAGTCaaagagaggaccagaggatgTTTCCTACCTTGCACATGAACAACAGACCAGCCCAGTGAGGGCAAAGAGGAAACCCTCATCACCCTCAAGTCCCCAGTCTGATGTGTGTGAAAACTCAAAGGAGCCAAAGCATCTACCCCCCCCTAACCCTCCAGTGGAAATTCATACTGCAAGGCCTTCCCCACCACAATCCTCAACTTCTCCAAAGAAAAGCCAAGGCAAAGGCAAGGCCACAGGCAGCAAACCATTTCCCACTTCCAAGACCAAGGGGGCTGGTACTCGCAAGAGAAGGCAAAGGAAACGCACATCGAGCCAGTATCCCTCCATTTTCTCCCCGAAGGAGCCGGAGATCAAGTTAAAGTACATCAACCACAAGGAGGAGAAAAGGGACTACAGGTTAGACAGGTTCTCTCCATTCATCCATGTGGAGCGTCAGCAAACCTCGTCATCACTGTGTACTATAATCAACTATcccgaggaggtgaggacacaaCACAAGAGGGGCCCGCAGCAGCAGGTTCACCCCTGTGGGTTCATTGCTGCAGTCGTACCAAGCACGTCCTGTCTGCAGCTGGGCCGGGCCTCCACGCACAGCCGGCAGCAGCGCGCTCTTGTCTGTTGCCTATGTGGACAGGCGGCTAATGCCATGGACTTGGGGGACCTCCATGGCCCCTATTACCCAGAAGGATACCAGCCAGGCAGCAAAAGACCAGCCAGCATGTCTGGCCTcaaagaggatgaggatggcTACAGCGACACAGACTCTTCGTCCTGCAGTGTCCGAGGCAGGGGGAGGAAGTCTGCTGTTCCATCCGCACCCGGAACCCTCAAACCAGCTGCTCAGCTGAAGCGGAAGGTTCTGGAGAGCTACCGGCGGACGGCTTACAACACTGGCATCCCTGCAGCTAAGCGGGCCCGGTCAGAGGGAGGCTCTGCTGATATGGCGGACTGGTACAGCCCCCCTGTGCTTCCTCTAGAGCCCTGTGAATACTGGCTCCACGAAGACTGCGGCATCTGGTCCGCAGGCGTGTTCCTGGTGAAGGGCAAAGTCTACGGACTGGAGGAGGCTGTCAAGGTGGCCGAGGAGACG AAGTGCTCGGCCTGCAGTGACCGTGGTGCTACACTGGGCTGCTTCTTCAAAGGCTGTGTCAACAAGTACCACTACAGGTGTGCTCTGGAGTCAG ACTGTGTACTCGTAGAAGACATATTTTCCGTGAAGTGTAAAAAGCACAAG TCAGTGATTCCTCATCCATCCCCAGAACAAGACATTCAGAGCCCCTCCAGGAAACCGATGGGAGGACAGGTGACGAAGCAGCAACCTCATGAG AAAGGACACCTGGCCTCGTCCCCAAGCGATCACACTGCCTCTGACACTTTTTGCTGGAAGTATTGCTTTAAGAAATACATTTTGGTCTTTCCGATTGTTTTAGTGACAGAATCTCTATTGGAAGCAATTTTTCACTTTTCCTCTGGGTTTCATCACACATGCTTGCATGTCACTCAAATCAAAGTGTAA